In Synechococcus sp. Nb3U1, one DNA window encodes the following:
- a CDS encoding trimeric intracellular cation channel family protein translates to MEWNALSGSLGSLVEGSAVVVSAFSGMIAARRKRMDFVGTFTVAAITAFGGGTLRDVLLERRPLFWVSHQEYLILIFGLALVFLYLPQLFQPLHPLAEKTFDLIDALGLGLFSVAGCAAALEAGMPIFIASLFGVITGVFGGILRDVMINQIPIVFRQTSLYATCSFVGSWVYLLTLPIEIPFADLGGILATILLRLGSIHYNLTLPLPPHLKPGVSEQEEERLG, encoded by the coding sequence ATGGAATGGAATGCTCTTTCGGGTTCTTTGGGTTCATTGGTGGAGGGCAGTGCGGTGGTGGTCTCGGCCTTTTCAGGCATGATCGCAGCCCGACGCAAACGAATGGATTTTGTTGGCACCTTCACCGTCGCGGCCATTACCGCTTTTGGGGGTGGCACCCTGCGGGATGTGCTGCTGGAACGCCGCCCCCTCTTTTGGGTCAGCCATCAGGAATATCTGATTCTGATCTTTGGGTTGGCGCTGGTGTTTCTCTACCTACCTCAGCTTTTTCAGCCCTTGCACCCTTTGGCAGAAAAAACCTTTGACCTCATCGATGCGTTGGGGCTAGGACTGTTTAGCGTTGCCGGGTGTGCAGCAGCGCTAGAAGCCGGAATGCCGATCTTCATCGCCTCCCTGTTCGGGGTGATTACCGGGGTCTTCGGTGGCATTCTGCGGGATGTGATGATCAACCAAATTCCGATTGTGTTTCGGCAAACCAGTCTGTATGCCACCTGCTCGTTTGTGGGCAGCTGGGTGTATCTCCTGACTTTGCCCATCGAGATCCCGTTTGCCGATTTGGGAGGGATCCTGGCAACGATCCTTCTCAGACTGGGATCCATTCACTACAATCTGACCCTGCCTCTGCCCCCGCATCTCAAGCCCGGTGTATCAGAACAGGAGGAGGAGCGCCTGGGGTAA
- a CDS encoding helix-turn-helix domain-containing protein, producing the protein MEFNPDQNSPSANLIGERVRWVRERLQLTQDQLAGRLAKYGVQLDYVKIGQVEKGKRRVIDKELVAFAKALGVSVTWLLSGDESHL; encoded by the coding sequence ATGGAGTTCAACCCCGACCAGAACTCTCCCTCGGCCAATTTGATTGGGGAACGGGTGCGCTGGGTGCGTGAGCGGCTGCAACTCACCCAAGATCAGCTGGCGGGTCGCTTGGCTAAGTACGGAGTGCAGTTGGACTACGTCAAGATCGGCCAGGTGGAAAAGGGGAAACGGCGGGTGATCGATAAAGAATTGGTGGCCTTTGCCAAAGCACTGGGGGTCTCCGTGACCTGGCTCCTCAGTGGGGATGAATCCCATCTGTAA
- the recF gene encoding DNA replication/repair protein RecF (All proteins in this family for which functions are known are DNA-binding proteins that assist the filamentation of RecA onto DNA for the initiation of recombination or recombinational repair.): protein MYLRSLHLRHFRNYSDQGIHFGSPKTILVGDNAQGKTNLLEAVELLATLRSRRASRERELVSNDSPQAQIAATIERLGVAHELVMDLRSSGRRSLKVNGQPLRRQSEFLGQVNAVLFSSLDLELVRGGPESRRNWLDGVLTQLEPIYTGLLEHYRKVLKQRNALLKAQRDPAGHFSTDVATEMAFWNDELATAGSRIMRRRARLLQRLDPLAEHWHQAISGGRETLKLTYRPQVPLPDPQTTAEVVQAQFMQEIQAKATAELALGSSLVGPHRDDVEMSINDSAARAYGSQGQQRTLVLALKLAELELIEQVIGEPPLLLLDDVLAELDLHRQNQLLDAIQSRVQTLVTTTHLGSFDARWLRAAQIVQVQGGQLSPYKAWDPSSMGEAGSP, encoded by the coding sequence GTGTATCTGCGTTCCCTTCATCTGCGGCATTTTCGCAACTACAGCGATCAAGGGATTCACTTTGGCTCGCCCAAGACGATCTTGGTGGGGGATAACGCTCAGGGCAAAACCAACCTGCTGGAGGCCGTAGAACTGCTGGCTACATTACGCTCACGGCGGGCTAGTCGGGAGCGGGAGTTGGTCAGTAACGACTCCCCTCAGGCTCAAATTGCCGCCACCATCGAACGGCTGGGGGTGGCGCACGAACTGGTGATGGATCTGCGCAGCAGTGGCAGGCGCTCCCTCAAGGTGAACGGGCAACCGCTACGCCGTCAATCGGAGTTTCTCGGCCAGGTGAATGCCGTTTTGTTTTCCAGCCTCGATCTGGAGTTGGTGCGGGGTGGGCCAGAGTCCCGGCGCAACTGGTTGGATGGGGTGTTGACTCAACTGGAGCCTATTTACACTGGCTTGCTGGAGCACTACCGCAAGGTGCTGAAACAGCGCAATGCCCTCCTGAAAGCCCAGCGGGATCCGGCAGGGCATTTCTCAACGGATGTCGCCACGGAAATGGCCTTTTGGAATGACGAGTTGGCCACCGCAGGCAGCCGCATCATGCGCCGACGGGCACGACTACTACAGCGCTTGGATCCTCTGGCGGAACATTGGCATCAGGCCATCAGCGGTGGACGGGAAACCCTGAAGCTGACCTATCGTCCCCAAGTGCCTCTGCCGGATCCCCAGACTACTGCTGAGGTGGTGCAAGCCCAGTTTATGCAGGAAATTCAAGCGAAAGCCACGGCTGAACTGGCTTTGGGCAGCTCCTTGGTGGGGCCTCATCGGGATGATGTGGAGATGAGCATCAACGATAGCGCCGCCCGCGCTTATGGATCTCAGGGACAGCAACGCACCTTGGTGTTGGCTCTGAAATTGGCGGAGCTAGAGCTGATCGAGCAGGTGATCGGGGAGCCACCCTTGCTGCTATTGGACGATGTGCTGGCGGAGTTGGATCTGCATCGGCAAAACCAGCTCTTAGATGCCATTCAAAGCCGCGTGCAAACCCTGGTCACTACCACTCATCTGGGATCCTTCGATGCCCGTTGGCTTAGGGCTGCCCAGATCGTTCAGGTGCAGGGGGGGCAACTCTCTCCCTACAAAGCCTGGGATCCCAGCTCTATGGGCGAGGCGGGATCCCCTTAG
- the rph gene encoding ribonuclease PH, protein MSWQRPDGRTPAQLRSVSFERHFTRYAPGSVLVKFGHTHVLCNASVAEEVPPFLRDKGQGWLTAEYRMLPGATQPRQPRELMKLSGRTAEIQRLIGRSLRTVLDFQKLGSRTIILDADVLQADGGTRTAAITGGYVALHDAITWLYKQGLLDPAQGSPLRQQVAALSVGIVQGEVIADLCYEEDSQAEVDMNIVMNEQGSFIEIQGTAEQTCFSRPQLMQMLDIAQSGIQELLQAQRQALYLSPLH, encoded by the coding sequence ATGAGCTGGCAACGCCCAGATGGTCGCACTCCTGCCCAATTGCGTTCGGTCTCTTTTGAGCGGCACTTTACCCGCTATGCGCCCGGATCAGTTTTGGTCAAGTTTGGCCATACCCACGTTCTCTGTAACGCCAGTGTGGCTGAAGAAGTCCCCCCCTTTTTGCGGGATAAAGGCCAGGGCTGGCTGACGGCCGAATACCGCATGTTGCCCGGAGCCACCCAACCCCGACAACCGCGCGAGCTGATGAAGCTGTCGGGCCGTACCGCCGAGATCCAACGGCTGATTGGGCGCAGCCTGCGCACCGTCCTAGATTTTCAGAAGCTGGGATCCCGCACCATCATTCTGGATGCCGATGTGTTGCAGGCGGATGGGGGCACGCGCACCGCGGCGATTACCGGGGGCTATGTGGCCCTACACGATGCCATCACCTGGCTATATAAACAGGGCTTGCTCGATCCAGCACAGGGATCCCCCTTGCGGCAGCAGGTGGCGGCCCTTTCGGTGGGGATTGTGCAGGGAGAGGTGATCGCGGATCTGTGCTACGAGGAAGACAGCCAGGCGGAGGTGGATATGAACATCGTCATGAACGAGCAGGGATCCTTTATCGAAATTCAGGGCACTGCTGAACAAACCTGCTTTAGCCGTCCCCAGTTGATGCAGATGCTGGATATAGCCCAAAGCGGGATCCAAGAATTGCTCCAGGCCCAGCGACAGGCGCTCTATCTTTCCCCCCTCCATTAA
- a CDS encoding DUF533 domain-containing protein yields the protein MQTHSTPSLQQECSPEQAEVWLRGLLSIAWADGEYDPKEQALIEDLIRSEWPQEEGKTLDPLSPEALAAQLQSQFREDFLRTAVMTAVADGVYSESEDQLLHQFATALGLELPQLNLLKTTLATSEAGSRQTLTPTQADTSHTDPLDPLRHWMDGIQVHNPKVARFLCRMIPSQCPFERDVVVFGHKVMHIPPMCKLNPLYDQVVGLRFRALSLLAEEGEDTTQYI from the coding sequence ATGCAGACCCATTCCACCCCCTCCCTTCAGCAAGAGTGCTCGCCAGAACAAGCTGAGGTATGGCTGCGCGGATTGCTCAGCATCGCCTGGGCAGATGGAGAATATGACCCCAAAGAGCAAGCCCTGATCGAAGACTTAATCCGCTCGGAATGGCCGCAAGAGGAGGGCAAAACGCTGGATCCCCTTTCACCAGAGGCGTTGGCAGCCCAGCTACAGTCGCAATTTCGAGAGGATTTCCTACGAACAGCGGTGATGACAGCCGTTGCCGATGGGGTGTATTCCGAGTCGGAAGATCAGCTGTTACACCAATTTGCCACCGCCCTCGGGCTAGAGCTACCCCAGCTCAACCTGTTGAAAACCACTCTTGCCACCTCAGAAGCGGGATCCCGCCAAACCCTTACCCCCACCCAGGCCGATACCAGCCACACCGATCCGTTGGATCCCTTGCGCCACTGGATGGACGGGATCCAAGTCCACAACCCAAAGGTGGCACGGTTTTTGTGTCGTATGATCCCCTCCCAGTGCCCATTTGAGCGGGATGTGGTGGTGTTTGGCCACAAAGTCATGCACATTCCCCCCATGTGTAAACTCAACCCCCTCTACGATCAGGTGGTAGGGCTGCGCTTTCGGGCCTTGTCGTTATTGGCTGAGGAAGGGGAAGATACCACCCAATATATTTAG
- a CDS encoding RpoD/SigA family RNA polymerase sigma factor — MEADLEPSANGSRLNEDAVDHYLNEIGRVPRIDHTEEIELSRKIQQKLRIDQARQEWQEQKGEDPSEAELAGVLQISVPTLRSRLRQGERAQRKLINANLRLVVSVAKKYLNRGVPFLDLIQEGNVGLIRATEKFNAERGFRFSTYAHWWIRQGITRCIANQARTIRLPVHMVDKVRLLKRTSRELMKSQGRRPTEVELAEALGIKVKKLRMIQQAAALPLSLDVPVGQEGESRLGDLLQDERQEQPIQGILVQSMQQDVRSAMQTLKPIERQVLELRYGLDGQQARTLREVGDHFNLTRERIRQIERDALRKLRVGHPSRALAQYIR, encoded by the coding sequence GTGGAGGCTGATCTAGAGCCCAGCGCCAACGGATCCCGGCTAAACGAAGATGCTGTCGATCACTATCTCAATGAGATTGGTCGTGTACCCCGCATCGATCACACTGAAGAAATTGAGCTGTCACGGAAAATTCAGCAAAAGCTCCGCATCGATCAAGCCCGACAGGAATGGCAAGAACAGAAGGGCGAGGATCCCAGTGAAGCCGAGCTGGCAGGGGTACTGCAGATTTCGGTACCCACCTTACGCTCCCGCCTTCGGCAGGGGGAACGGGCCCAACGCAAGCTGATCAATGCCAACCTCCGCCTGGTGGTCAGTGTTGCCAAAAAATATCTCAATCGGGGGGTGCCCTTTTTGGATCTGATCCAGGAGGGCAACGTAGGGTTGATTCGGGCCACCGAGAAGTTTAATGCCGAGCGGGGCTTTCGCTTCAGCACCTACGCTCACTGGTGGATTCGCCAGGGCATTACCCGCTGCATTGCCAACCAAGCCCGGACAATTCGCTTGCCGGTACATATGGTGGACAAAGTGCGTCTCCTCAAACGCACCAGTCGTGAACTGATGAAATCCCAAGGGCGACGACCCACTGAAGTGGAACTGGCGGAGGCTCTGGGCATCAAGGTCAAAAAATTGCGCATGATCCAGCAGGCTGCTGCTTTGCCCTTGTCGTTGGATGTGCCCGTCGGGCAGGAGGGGGAAAGCCGCCTTGGAGATCTGTTGCAGGATGAGCGCCAGGAGCAACCCATTCAAGGGATCCTCGTGCAGTCGATGCAGCAGGATGTGCGTTCTGCTATGCAAACCCTAAAACCCATCGAGCGGCAAGTCTTGGAGTTGCGCTATGGATTGGATGGGCAACAGGCAAGAACCCTGCGGGAAGTGGGAGATCACTTTAATCTGACGCGGGAGCGGATTCGGCAGATCGAGCGGGATGCTCTGCGCAAATTGCGGGTGGGGCATCCTTCGCGAGCTTTGGCCCAGTACATTCGCTGA
- a CDS encoding folate/biopterin family MFS transporter, translating into MIPLLLRRLRGLTPTPLRGIHWTPELFGILLVYFVQGAVGLARLATSFYLKDSLGLSPAQVAALTGIAVIPWTLKPLYGLLSDTLPIAGYRRKPYLVLSGLWGCGAWLGMAFWAPTAGLATMWVVLGSLAVAVGDVIVDSLVVERVRESDWASTGTLQSLTWGATALGSLLTAYWGGALLAHYPPQVVFGATAFLPLLIACSASVIVDHPVALSQGWDPLQQQVGEVWRAVRQPSILLPVLFVFVWQATPSADVAFFYFVTNDLGFGPEFLGQVRLVTSIASLIGVGIFQVYLRRIPLRPLFGWMTVISAGLGLTSLILVYHWNRGWGIDDHWFSLGDSLVLTVAGQIAFMPVLVLAARLCPPGIEATLFALLMSAFNLAGFLSQELGSLLMYGLGVTEQDFTTLGMLLILTNLSTLLPLPFLGWLPEGFAPAATCRIPSGGVDLEAEAHTSLESLLRDVRTEEAEAALAIEAIPLGEADPTHS; encoded by the coding sequence ATGATTCCACTCCTGCTGCGACGGCTGCGCGGACTCACCCCCACCCCGCTGCGGGGCATTCACTGGACACCGGAGCTATTCGGGATCCTCTTGGTGTACTTTGTGCAGGGGGCAGTGGGGTTGGCACGGCTGGCCACCAGTTTTTACCTCAAAGACAGCTTGGGGTTGAGTCCGGCCCAAGTGGCGGCCTTAACGGGTATTGCGGTGATTCCCTGGACTCTCAAACCTTTATACGGCTTGCTGTCGGATACGCTACCGATTGCTGGTTATCGGCGAAAACCCTACCTAGTGCTTTCTGGCCTGTGGGGATGCGGGGCTTGGTTGGGCATGGCCTTCTGGGCGCCGACGGCAGGTCTGGCAACAATGTGGGTGGTGCTGGGATCCCTGGCGGTGGCGGTGGGGGATGTGATCGTCGATTCGCTAGTGGTGGAGCGGGTACGGGAGAGCGACTGGGCCAGTACCGGCACGCTGCAATCTTTGACATGGGGGGCGACGGCCTTAGGATCCCTGTTGACCGCCTACTGGGGGGGAGCGCTCTTGGCCCACTATCCGCCCCAGGTGGTGTTTGGGGCGACGGCCTTTTTGCCCTTGTTGATCGCTTGCTCGGCCTCAGTGATTGTTGATCATCCGGTCGCTCTGTCTCAGGGCTGGGATCCGCTGCAACAACAGGTGGGGGAGGTATGGCGGGCGGTGCGGCAGCCCAGTATTTTGTTGCCGGTGCTGTTTGTGTTTGTCTGGCAGGCAACCCCTAGCGCAGATGTGGCCTTTTTTTACTTCGTCACCAATGATCTGGGGTTTGGACCAGAGTTTTTGGGGCAGGTGCGGCTGGTGACGAGCATCGCCAGTTTGATCGGGGTGGGGATCTTTCAGGTCTATCTGCGGCGGATCCCACTGCGTCCTTTGTTTGGCTGGATGACGGTGATCTCGGCGGGGTTGGGCCTGACCAGTCTGATCTTGGTCTATCACTGGAACCGGGGCTGGGGCATTGATGACCACTGGTTTAGTTTGGGGGATAGCCTGGTGCTGACGGTGGCGGGGCAAATTGCCTTTATGCCGGTGTTGGTGCTGGCAGCGCGGCTGTGTCCACCGGGGATCGAGGCCACTCTGTTTGCTCTGCTGATGTCGGCGTTTAATTTGGCAGGGTTTCTCTCGCAAGAACTGGGATCCCTGCTCATGTACGGGCTGGGGGTGACAGAGCAAGATTTCACCACGCTGGGGATGCTGTTGATCTTGACGAATCTCTCCACGCTGTTGCCGCTGCCGTTTTTGGGGTGGCTGCCGGAAGGGTTCGCGCCAGCAGCGACCTGTCGCATCCCTTCAGGAGGTGTAGACCTAGAAGCAGAAGCCCATACTTCTTTAGAGAGTTTGTTGCGGGATGTGCGCACAGAAGAGGCTGAGGCGGCCTTGGCAATAGAGGCAATTCCCCTGGGAGAAGCTGATCCGACCCATTCTTGA
- a CDS encoding TVP38/TMEM64 family protein, with amino-acid sequence MILNDVHFLSYIMQSPQGIRQRQLCNQLGLDYKTVAAAAKAMGLSTHDYLQQQTGWILKDDLYYPPGTTFAHSDGQLDTHPATLPTSSILLAPISRKSKDIFSLFLLLSILILSVLLANRLDAETIRESIASLGLWAPIALIGLRSISILIPAIPSTVYSILSGTLFGFGAGILYIAIADFLACMLNFYLAKRFGRHLVQRMVGQKFMYKVDALSSNYLENNVFLTSGFLMTGLFDFVSYAVGLNQMKWHNFTLSLVLGIAVSTPPVVALGAGVLEQGRWLLGLALLGMFALAMLTGWLNRR; translated from the coding sequence ATGATACTTAATGATGTGCATTTTCTCTCTTACATTATGCAATCACCACAAGGGATCCGACAAAGACAGCTTTGTAACCAATTGGGCTTAGATTACAAAACGGTTGCCGCAGCAGCCAAAGCAATGGGGCTTAGCACCCATGACTATCTTCAGCAGCAGACCGGCTGGATCCTCAAGGATGATTTGTATTATCCTCCAGGCACAACATTTGCTCACTCAGATGGTCAGCTAGATACTCACCCAGCAACACTGCCAACTTCCTCAATTTTATTAGCTCCCATATCCAGAAAGTCTAAGGATATCTTTTCTCTTTTTCTCTTGCTTTCTATCCTAATCCTATCAGTTTTATTGGCCAATCGACTGGATGCTGAGACAATCCGAGAATCCATCGCTAGCTTGGGTCTGTGGGCCCCCATTGCCCTCATTGGGTTACGTTCCATAAGTATTCTCATCCCGGCTATACCCAGTACCGTTTATTCCATCTTATCGGGAACCCTCTTTGGCTTTGGAGCGGGCATTCTTTACATAGCGATTGCTGATTTTCTGGCCTGCATGCTTAATTTTTATTTGGCTAAGCGATTTGGAAGACATTTGGTTCAAAGGATGGTTGGACAGAAGTTCATGTATAAGGTTGATGCGCTCTCGAGCAACTATCTAGAGAACAATGTTTTTCTTACTTCAGGCTTTTTAATGACGGGCCTGTTTGACTTTGTTTCTTATGCGGTTGGACTAAATCAAATGAAATGGCACAATTTTACTCTGTCTTTGGTGCTGGGTATTGCAGTTTCTACTCCTCCTGTAGTAGCCCTTGGGGCCGGTGTTCTAGAGCAGGGAAGGTGGCTCCTGGGTTTGGCTCTGTTGGGAATGTTTGCTCTGGCTATGCTGACAGGGTGGTTAAATAGAAGGTGA
- a CDS encoding phospholipase D-like domain-containing protein yields the protein MNGIPSWLRQIRRWLPWVALLLVLVVIGYWVGPRPRPYERDPDLPTLAALPQHPRIRVEFNQSRESTYRDPYRQIYRYGYNLEDLIVSQIRSAQNSVDIAVQELNLPLIAQALVERRQAGIPVRFITENSYVRAWHELTPSQVQALDERSRGKFEEYRNLVDVNRDGQFSQEEIATRDVYAVLDRGNVPWLDDTADGSKGSGLMHHKFVVIDGQKVLMGSANFTLSDIHGDFDSPGSVGNANHMVLLDSPELARIYTDEFNVLWGDGPGGLPDSLFGVQKPRRPLETVFIADAIVGVHFSPSSRSLPYEATSNGIIAATLAQAQQQVDLALFVFTDQGIANQMKQLRRERNVEIRGVFDPGFAFRDYSRTLEMWGLLLPGENCTVDPVRLPWTMPAQLVGVPNLARTDKLHHKFGIIDPGTPSATVITGSHNWSVAANHTNDENLLIIRNSQVVDHFVREFDRLITDARFGPSRRLQQRAEEGSRLCPNPVPATAALPEPDLELEVEGIPEPQPTAPPVAITPAAQPAGSARININTATAAELEQLPGIGPAIAQRIIEARPFSSLEDLQRVNGIGPARLEQLREQVSW from the coding sequence ATGAACGGGATCCCTTCCTGGTTACGGCAAATTCGCCGTTGGTTGCCCTGGGTAGCATTGCTTCTTGTCTTGGTGGTGATTGGCTACTGGGTCGGCCCTAGGCCTAGACCCTACGAACGGGATCCAGATCTGCCCACCCTTGCCGCCCTGCCCCAACATCCGCGCATTCGAGTGGAGTTTAACCAAAGCCGCGAAAGCACTTACCGGGATCCCTATCGACAGATCTATCGCTACGGCTACAACCTGGAAGACCTGATCGTGTCGCAGATTCGCTCGGCCCAAAACTCCGTCGATATTGCCGTCCAAGAATTGAACCTGCCCCTGATCGCCCAAGCTTTGGTGGAACGTCGCCAGGCCGGGATCCCTGTGCGTTTTATTACTGAAAACTCCTACGTGCGGGCCTGGCATGAGCTCACCCCTAGCCAAGTCCAGGCGCTAGATGAGCGCAGCCGAGGCAAATTTGAGGAGTATCGCAACCTGGTAGATGTGAACCGGGATGGGCAATTTTCGCAAGAGGAGATCGCCACACGGGATGTGTATGCGGTGTTGGATCGGGGCAACGTGCCCTGGCTGGATGACACCGCCGACGGCTCTAAGGGGAGTGGTCTGATGCACCACAAGTTTGTTGTCATTGACGGGCAAAAAGTGTTGATGGGATCCGCCAATTTCACCCTTTCTGATATCCACGGCGATTTTGATTCTCCCGGCAGTGTTGGCAATGCCAACCACATGGTGCTCCTGGACAGTCCCGAGCTAGCCCGCATCTACACCGATGAATTCAACGTCTTGTGGGGGGATGGCCCCGGCGGTTTGCCCGACAGCCTGTTCGGAGTGCAAAAGCCCAGACGACCGCTAGAAACCGTCTTTATTGCCGATGCGATCGTGGGGGTGCATTTTTCCCCCAGCAGCCGTTCTCTACCCTACGAAGCCACCTCCAACGGCATCATCGCCGCCACTTTAGCCCAAGCGCAGCAACAGGTGGATCTGGCCCTGTTTGTCTTCACCGATCAAGGCATTGCCAACCAGATGAAGCAACTGCGCCGGGAGCGCAATGTGGAAATTCGCGGCGTGTTCGACCCTGGTTTTGCCTTTCGGGATTACAGCCGCACCCTAGAAATGTGGGGGCTGCTGCTGCCTGGGGAAAACTGCACGGTGGATCCGGTGCGTTTGCCCTGGACGATGCCCGCTCAGTTGGTAGGGGTGCCCAATCTGGCCCGTACCGATAAACTACACCACAAGTTCGGCATTATCGACCCTGGTACTCCTAGCGCCACGGTGATCACGGGATCCCACAATTGGTCGGTGGCGGCCAACCACACCAATGACGAGAACCTGTTGATCATCCGCAACAGCCAGGTGGTAGATCACTTTGTGCGCGAGTTCGACCGACTGATCACTGATGCCCGCTTTGGCCCTAGCCGCCGCCTACAACAACGGGCCGAAGAGGGATCCCGCCTCTGCCCCAACCCTGTACCCGCCACAGCTGCTTTGCCGGAGCCGGATCTGGAGCTAGAAGTGGAGGGGATTCCAGAGCCACAACCGACTGCCCCCCCGGTGGCCATCACCCCCGCCGCTCAACCGGCAGGATCCGCACGTATCAACATCAATACGGCCACAGCCGCGGAATTGGAACAGTTGCCCGGCATTGGCCCGGCGATTGCTCAGCGCATCATCGAGGCCCGTCCCTTTTCTTCTTTGGAGGATCTGCAGCGGGTGAATGGCATTGGCCCGGCTCGTCTAGAACAGTTGCGGGAGCAGGTGAGCTGGTAG
- a CDS encoding Crp/Fnr family transcriptional regulator has translation MLRTITCGIEGELLTLGVWGNGDVVGWEQNLLQEVGAECLSWVEARLLPVEQLQCSCQQEPSWIQEATLQHIQRCQEMIRILQCRKLYPKLLHLLVWIAQRFGTSEGESYRLNPALTRQDLSEIIGTTRVTVTRFFHLYEQAKLLRRLKDRSLAIYAEKIKKIGLDY, from the coding sequence GTGCTGCGCACCATCACTTGTGGGATCGAAGGAGAGCTATTAACTCTCGGAGTGTGGGGAAATGGCGATGTGGTTGGATGGGAACAAAATTTACTTCAAGAGGTGGGGGCAGAGTGCTTATCCTGGGTGGAAGCCAGACTTTTACCCGTAGAACAACTGCAATGTTCTTGTCAGCAGGAACCAAGTTGGATCCAAGAGGCAACCCTGCAGCATATACAGCGTTGTCAAGAAATGATTCGCATCTTACAATGTCGAAAACTTTACCCAAAATTGCTGCATCTGTTGGTTTGGATCGCTCAAAGATTTGGAACTTCTGAGGGGGAAAGTTATCGCCTCAATCCTGCTCTCACCCGCCAAGACCTAAGTGAAATAATCGGGACAACCCGGGTAACGGTAACAAGATTTTTCCATCTTTATGAACAAGCTAAATTGCTCCGCCGTCTAAAGGATCGCTCCCTGGCAATTTATGCGGAGAAAATTAAGAAGATAGGGTTAGACTATTAA
- a CDS encoding response regulator, with the protein MSRFVFGSEELAPLLRQQSRQFTTGYLRIHLRGADPSEGTESWVLTYYHGRLIFSADQPLDIQIFLKRLCRFIPRLNLGWSQRAIRVVQERLMKENSLQELIEGMTQLALLKPGEVEDALWLNLLTDFDRYLFERAGTCRFEVQERVAQDAPIGGFELGPLLQEAAQRCDQWVALKVAIPTMLAVPVVNWERVNRYRITEEQRQKLHSLTKEGQSLEVIAKRLSRDRLEVATLFAGWLKKGLISLQTPPELLQAKRHNPITILAVDDSVVMQEIMRQSLPKYQVITTGNPSEVLHLLFQYRPHLLLMDVTMPGIDGLELCRIVRNLEEFKSIPIVMVTSRDGLLDRIRGKWSGATAYLTKPFTETQLNAEIERLLAQQPHLQNPLSGLGIKVEQPTLFRGVPTSLGDQANA; encoded by the coding sequence ATGTCCCGTTTTGTGTTCGGATCTGAGGAGCTTGCCCCCCTGCTCAGGCAGCAAAGCCGACAGTTCACAACCGGATATCTGCGCATTCACCTTAGAGGGGCGGATCCCTCTGAAGGGACAGAGTCTTGGGTGCTCACCTACTACCACGGCAGGCTGATTTTCTCCGCCGATCAACCCCTTGATATCCAGATTTTTCTCAAGCGCCTGTGCCGCTTTATCCCCCGCCTGAACTTGGGCTGGTCGCAGCGGGCAATCCGGGTGGTGCAGGAGCGCCTGATGAAAGAGAACTCGCTGCAGGAGCTGATCGAAGGCATGACCCAACTGGCCCTGCTCAAGCCGGGGGAGGTGGAAGATGCCCTGTGGCTGAACCTCCTGACAGACTTTGACCGGTATCTGTTTGAGCGGGCGGGCACCTGTCGCTTTGAGGTGCAAGAGCGGGTGGCCCAAGATGCCCCAATCGGCGGTTTCGAGCTGGGGCCGCTGCTCCAGGAGGCTGCCCAACGGTGCGATCAATGGGTGGCCCTGAAGGTGGCGATCCCGACGATGCTGGCGGTGCCGGTGGTCAACTGGGAGCGCGTCAATCGCTATCGCATCACCGAAGAACAGCGGCAAAAGCTCCACAGCCTTACCAAAGAGGGTCAGTCGCTAGAGGTGATCGCCAAGAGGCTCTCCCGCGATCGGCTGGAAGTAGCCACCCTCTTTGCCGGATGGCTGAAAAAAGGCTTGATCAGCCTACAAACGCCCCCAGAATTGCTTCAGGCCAAGCGCCACAACCCGATTACCATTCTGGCGGTGGATGACAGCGTGGTGATGCAGGAGATCATGCGGCAATCGTTGCCCAAGTATCAAGTGATTACAACGGGCAACCCTTCCGAAGTGCTCCACCTGCTGTTTCAGTACCGGCCCCATTTGCTGCTCATGGATGTAACAATGCCGGGGATCGATGGGCTGGAGCTATGCCGGATTGTGCGCAATTTGGAGGAGTTCAAATCCATTCCCATCGTCATGGTCACCTCGCGAGATGGCCTGTTGGATCGCATCCGCGGCAAATGGTCGGGTGCAACGGCTTACCTCACCAAACCCTTCACCGAAACTCAACTGAATGCCGAAATAGAGCGCCTTTTGGCCCAACAGCCCCACTTGCAGAATCCATTGTCGGGTCTGGGGATCAAGGTGGAGCAACCCACCCTGTTCCGGGGAGTCCCTACCTCCCTCGGAGATCAGGCCAACGCGTGA